A genome region from Alteripontixanthobacter maritimus includes the following:
- a CDS encoding aspartate-semialdehyde dehydrogenase yields the protein MCRIALAASALALASACGSDAPSPLERQQRAAQPAPVAQNEVRLSGTGITAGRIGISFSSEREPAQRALTAALGEAQDYDEMPECGSGPMESARYGSGLTVNYQDGKLVGWYLRGPATGITLEGGVALGMTRTSLEQQAGYFPIEGSSLGEEFTVGDAYGGFTDGGAVTALYAGQQCFFR from the coding sequence TTGTGCCGTATCGCTCTGGCTGCTTCAGCGCTGGCGCTGGCGAGCGCCTGCGGCAGCGATGCCCCATCGCCGCTTGAACGCCAGCAGCGAGCGGCCCAGCCAGCGCCGGTCGCGCAGAACGAGGTCCGCCTTTCCGGCACGGGGATCACAGCTGGCCGCATCGGCATTTCGTTTTCGAGCGAGAGAGAGCCGGCGCAGCGCGCGTTGACGGCGGCTCTGGGCGAAGCGCAGGATTACGACGAGATGCCTGAATGTGGGTCAGGCCCGATGGAGAGCGCCCGCTACGGTAGCGGCCTGACAGTGAACTATCAGGATGGCAAACTGGTCGGATGGTATCTGCGCGGCCCAGCGACCGGAATTACGCTGGAAGGCGGAGTGGCGCTCGGCATGACCCGGACCTCGCTGGAACAGCAGGCCGGATACTTCCCGATAGAGGGCAGCTCGCTGGGCGAAGAATTCACGGTGGGGGATGCCTATGGTGGATTTACCGACGGCGGAGCGGTCACGGCCTTGTATGCCGGGCAGCAGTGCTTCTTTCGATAA
- a CDS encoding alpha/beta fold hydrolase → MNDTARHETIRSFDGVELTIHRLGAGRPVLLLHGLFSDATMNWMKFGHAQALADAGFEAIMPDLRAHGQSGAPHDPAHYPPDVLMLDALAVVEALGLDQYDLVGFSLGARTAVRAVIGGLRPRRLVLAGMGLEGLAGWNDRAAFFIDAIDRFDSVKHGDPAFYSVAFMKSQKIDRKAARLLLQSVGDTAPKDLAALTMPTLVLCGDEDRDNGSPDALAEALPNASHATVPGTHMGSVTKPHLGRALVDYLKG, encoded by the coding sequence ATGAACGATACCGCGCGGCACGAGACCATCCGATCCTTCGACGGTGTCGAACTGACCATTCACAGACTGGGTGCAGGCAGGCCGGTGCTGCTCCTTCATGGCTTGTTTTCCGATGCCACCATGAACTGGATGAAGTTCGGCCACGCGCAGGCGTTAGCCGATGCCGGGTTCGAGGCGATTATGCCTGATCTGCGCGCTCATGGGCAAAGCGGAGCGCCGCATGATCCTGCGCATTATCCGCCCGATGTGCTGATGCTGGACGCGCTTGCCGTGGTCGAGGCGCTGGGGCTCGACCAGTACGATCTGGTCGGCTTCTCGCTCGGCGCGCGGACGGCGGTGCGGGCCGTTATCGGCGGCCTGAGACCGCGCCGGCTGGTGCTTGCTGGCATGGGGCTGGAGGGGTTGGCCGGCTGGAACGACCGCGCGGCGTTTTTCATCGATGCGATCGACCGGTTCGATAGCGTGAAGCACGGCGATCCGGCGTTCTATTCCGTTGCGTTTATGAAGTCGCAGAAGATTGATCGGAAGGCCGCGCGCTTGCTGTTGCAATCGGTGGGCGATACCGCGCCTAAAGACCTGGCCGCGCTGACCATGCCGACCCTGGTCCTGTGCGGGGATGAGGACCGGGACAATGGCTCGCCCGATGCGTTGGCCGAAGCCTTGCCGAATGCGAGTCATGCTACCGTGCCCGGCACCCATATGGGCTCCGTCACCAAGCCGCATCTGGGCCGCGCGCTGGTGGACTACCTGAAGGGGTAG
- a CDS encoding 2-hydroxychromene-2-carboxylate isomerase codes for MTLHAELYFSFRSPYSYLAIGRYRALADMFDVEIALRPVYPLAIRQPDFFERNHPNWLGYTMRDMVRVAAFHDIPFAAPNPDPVKQDMATRKIAEDQPHIHWLTRLGQVAARHGKGLAFADEAARQIWGGTAGWHEGDHLQRAAESAGLSWTSMEQAAETDAATLDAEITANQQALEEAGHWGVPTLVFDGEPFFGQDRIEMVLWRMNEKGLAER; via the coding sequence ATGACCTTACACGCCGAACTCTATTTCAGCTTTCGTTCGCCCTACAGCTACCTCGCGATCGGGCGCTATCGCGCGCTTGCTGACATGTTCGACGTCGAGATCGCTTTGCGCCCGGTCTATCCATTGGCCATCCGCCAGCCCGATTTCTTCGAACGCAACCACCCGAACTGGCTCGGCTACACGATGCGCGACATGGTCCGGGTGGCCGCCTTTCACGACATACCATTTGCCGCTCCGAACCCTGATCCCGTGAAACAGGACATGGCAACGCGGAAGATCGCCGAGGACCAACCGCACATCCACTGGCTGACAAGGCTGGGTCAGGTGGCCGCGCGGCATGGCAAAGGCCTCGCCTTCGCCGACGAAGCGGCACGTCAGATCTGGGGCGGGACCGCCGGGTGGCACGAAGGCGATCACTTACAACGCGCCGCCGAAAGCGCGGGATTGAGCTGGACGAGCATGGAGCAGGCGGCCGAAACCGATGCCGCAACGCTCGACGCGGAAATAACGGCTAACCAGCAGGCTTTGGAAGAGGCCGGCCATTGGGGCGTGCCAACCCTGGTATTCGACGGCGAACCGTTCTTTGGGCAAGATCGCATCGAAATGGTACTGTGGCGCATGAACGAAAAGGGGCTGGCCGAACGATGA